The Candidatus Bathyarchaeia archaeon genome contains a region encoding:
- a CDS encoding cohesin domain-containing protein → MEAKTCLIKVASAVLLVYIASFAMVSRVNAQTTVVSILPSTVTIDNIGQTVKLDLNITGVTNLYGYEIKIWYLNSIVNATEVIRPSGHFLEPVLGPDNYFVAKWEIKNDYNTTHGRIWIAYTLLSPEPAKNGSGILARITFKGLSIGQTPIILNNQPGASGPVKLADNSAQPIPHVAQDGSVVVIPEFSSAVIIVTALIIISAAYIIKLKRPRL, encoded by the coding sequence TTGGAGGCAAAAACGTGTCTTATAAAAGTCGCCTCAGCAGTTCTTCTGGTCTACATCGCCAGCTTTGCAATGGTGTCGCGGGTGAACGCCCAGACGACAGTTGTATCCATACTACCTTCAACAGTGACTATAGATAACATTGGACAGACTGTCAAGTTGGACCTTAACATAACTGGTGTCACGAATCTCTATGGCTACGAAATAAAAATATGGTACCTAAACAGCATCGTCAATGCAACGGAAGTTATCAGACCCTCGGGACATTTCCTAGAACCAGTATTAGGCCCAGATAACTATTTTGTAGCTAAATGGGAGATTAAGAACGATTATAACACAACCCATGGTAGAATATGGATAGCCTATACTCTATTGTCCCCAGAACCCGCTAAAAACGGGAGCGGCATTCTAGCGAGGATAACCTTTAAAGGGCTAAGTATTGGCCAGACTCCAATAATATTGAACAACCAGCCTGGCGCCAGTGGTCCCGTTAAACTAGCAGACAATTCGGCACAGCCTATTCCTCATGTAGCTCAAGACGGATCCGTAGTAGTCATCCCAGAATTTTCATCGGCCGTAATCATTGTTACAGCGCTTATAATAATTTCAGCAGCTTACATTATTAAACTAAAGCGTCCAAGACTTTAA
- a CDS encoding PKD domain-containing protein, whose protein sequence is MFSIFSVIVKGYDSSVLYAHAETTTVGDSCYYLFKTFSADGPATILYASAATTGRKLMGKWVYPLSGIESIPASTWTVTYRAMKSASASYVVAHCDIDVLIRKGDGTIRSTIAKNVANSPNINLVNTWMTLTGTYDWPGYMVVDQADYLEIDFYIEVTNPQSSKYVKLLVDDPTLPLADQTRVEGVMFVLANQPPVAAFTYSPINPFIYETVTFDASASYDPDGSIVSYTWDFGDGNITTVTDPIITHVYTTAGSTVNYTVTLTVTDNDGLTAFSSQIVSVINPAILKVSLPAGIYVGPNPDHWLSQCWLLNITGVSGSFTVRISNIHSSVESYDTHLIIAINNPAYENLQSLTVKDVSIPKSSFTYGTPRPYGFQIEWEEDVYPTWFSTALVGNISACSYIDATVSIAFTDPTDVRVHFDAFGSAIYPPPPKCKGHVTHNPHEKDSTVQFFPTPIIKHYLDVETDPEDVTTIPGEGWYDEGAEVTLTAPDIVSVSPSVRYKFIYWDVDGTPKTGNPITVVMDANHTATAHYVLEYYLTVTSPFGTVGGEGWYQSGTIAYATLDTGLVDHGNGTRRVFVNWSGDASGTNYAQSNPIIMNSPKTAVADWKTQYAVTFTQTGSDVAPAVTYTADTDPTETVPFTVWVLAGSQITYSYQNIVPGTAPGVRYILTGVNPQSPQTVNAPFTVSASYQIQYYLTVRTDPPGIATIPGEGWYNPTQSVQLIAPSVAGYTFQYWDVDGASQGTGVNPITVTMNAPKTATAHYAPTVITYMLKLEATAGGTTNPAPGTYTYAAGTQVQVTAIPSGGYIFDHWELNGTNVGTATTYTVTMNSNYVLKAFFKAAPPLTISISPTSASIFVGQQVSFTSTVSGGTPPYTYQWLVNNNPVPGATSSSWTFTPTTPGTYYVMLRVTDAAGNIAQSDPARITASSIPVGGYSVAVSENAPAAPKIAYAALLAIFGLLLSLAKRKRL, encoded by the coding sequence ATGTTTTCCATTTTTTCAGTTATAGTTAAGGGATATGATTCATCTGTTTTATATGCCCACGCGGAAACAACGACTGTGGGAGATTCCTGTTATTATCTGTTTAAGACTTTTTCGGCTGATGGTCCTGCAACTATTTTGTATGCTTCTGCTGCCACTACTGGTAGGAAATTGATGGGCAAGTGGGTTTATCCTCTTTCTGGGATAGAGTCCATTCCCGCTTCGACTTGGACTGTTACTTATAGAGCAATGAAAAGCGCATCCGCATCGTATGTTGTTGCGCATTGTGATATTGACGTATTAATTAGAAAAGGCGATGGCACGATAAGATCAACTATAGCTAAAAATGTTGCAAACTCGCCTAACATAAACCTTGTCAACACTTGGATGACGTTGACAGGAACATATGATTGGCCCGGTTACATGGTTGTTGATCAAGCAGACTACTTAGAAATTGATTTCTACATTGAAGTTACAAATCCGCAAAGCTCTAAATATGTCAAGCTGCTTGTTGACGATCCTACGTTGCCCTTAGCCGATCAAACAAGGGTTGAAGGTGTAATGTTTGTCCTTGCAAATCAACCACCAGTAGCCGCATTCACATATTCTCCGATAAACCCGTTTATTTATGAAACTGTGACGTTTGATGCCTCCGCGTCATATGACCCTGACGGCAGTATTGTTAGTTATACATGGGATTTTGGAGATGGAAACATAACAACAGTAACAGACCCTATTATAACACATGTTTACACAACAGCTGGCTCAACAGTTAACTATACGGTAACCTTGACCGTAACAGATAATGATGGTTTAACGGCCTTCTCTTCGCAGATTGTATCCGTGATAAACCCAGCCATCTTAAAGGTTTCGTTGCCTGCTGGCATTTATGTAGGGCCAAATCCAGATCACTGGCTAAGTCAATGTTGGCTCCTAAACATTACCGGAGTTTCCGGATCTTTCACCGTGAGAATATCCAACATACACTCAAGCGTTGAATCATATGACACCCACCTAATAATAGCCATTAACAACCCAGCCTACGAAAACCTCCAATCATTGACGGTAAAGGATGTCTCAATACCAAAAAGCTCCTTCACATATGGCACTCCACGACCATACGGTTTTCAAATAGAATGGGAAGAGGACGTATACCCCACATGGTTTAGCACCGCCTTGGTAGGAAACATAAGTGCGTGCAGTTATATAGACGCAACAGTTTCCATCGCGTTCACTGACCCGACAGACGTTAGAGTTCATTTTGACGCCTTTGGCAGCGCCATTTACCCGCCACCGCCAAAATGCAAAGGTCACGTAACCCACAACCCTCACGAGAAGGATTCGACAGTCCAATTTTTCCCAACCCCGATAATAAAACACTATTTAGATGTAGAGACAGATCCTGAGGATGTAACAACAATCCCAGGCGAAGGCTGGTATGACGAGGGCGCAGAAGTCACGCTTACAGCTCCAGACATCGTTTCGGTTTCACCTAGTGTTCGCTACAAGTTTATCTATTGGGATGTTGACGGAACGCCAAAGACGGGCAACCCAATAACAGTTGTTATGGACGCTAATCACACCGCTACTGCCCACTACGTTCTAGAGTACTATTTAACGGTTACCTCTCCCTTCGGCACAGTGGGCGGAGAAGGCTGGTATCAAAGCGGAACAATAGCTTACGCAACACTGGACACAGGCTTAGTTGACCATGGGAACGGAACCCGCAGAGTTTTTGTAAACTGGAGCGGCGATGCTTCTGGAACAAACTACGCCCAAAGTAACCCAATAATAATGAATTCGCCGAAAACCGCTGTGGCAGACTGGAAGACTCAGTACGCGGTAACTTTCACCCAGACTGGTTCTGACGTGGCTCCAGCAGTCACTTATACGGCTGACACAGACCCGACAGAAACGGTGCCCTTCACAGTTTGGGTTTTAGCTGGCTCCCAAATCACATATTCCTACCAAAACATTGTTCCAGGAACAGCTCCAGGAGTGCGCTACATACTGACAGGCGTTAATCCACAGTCACCACAAACCGTTAATGCTCCCTTCACAGTTAGCGCCTCCTATCAAATCCAATATTACCTAACTGTGCGCACCGACCCGCCGGGCATCGCAACGATCCCCGGAGAGGGTTGGTACAACCCTACGCAAAGCGTTCAGCTTATCGCGCCATCCGTGGCTGGTTACACATTTCAATACTGGGATGTTGACGGTGCATCGCAAGGAACCGGTGTTAATCCGATAACGGTAACAATGAATGCTCCAAAAACAGCCACAGCCCACTATGCGCCGACAGTGATAACCTACATGCTTAAACTTGAGGCTACAGCTGGCGGCACCACAAATCCTGCGCCGGGCACATACACTTATGCAGCTGGCACACAGGTTCAGGTCACGGCGATTCCAAGCGGCGGCTACATCTTCGACCATTGGGAGCTTAATGGCACGAACGTGGGCACGGCGACAACATACACGGTGACAATGAACAGTAACTATGTATTGAAGGCCTTCTTTAAGGCGGCGCCTCCTTTAACGATTTCAATAAGCCCCACTTCTGCCTCGATATTTGTGGGGCAGCAAGTTTCCTTCACGTCAACCGTTAGTGGCGGAACACCACCCTACACGTACCAGTGGCTTGTAAACAATAATCCAGTACCGGGAGCAACATCCAGCAGCTGGACTTTTACGCCTACAACGCCGGGCACGTATTATGTGATGTTGAGGGTTACGGATGCAGCGGGCAACATTGCCCAGTCAGATCCAGCCCGGATAACGGCTTCATCAATACCGGTTGGCGGGTATTCGGTGGCTGTGTCTGAAAACGCTCCAGCAGCGCCTAAAATAGCGTACGCGGCTTTGCTGGCAATCTTTGGCTTGCTTTTAAGCCTAGCAAAACGTAAGAGGCTCTAA
- a CDS encoding Lrp/AsnC family transcriptional regulator produces MRVKNNTLTLDSTDIKILELLQEDARQTYTDIGRRLGIAHSTVYDRIRRMEQYGIIKKYTALVDVEKVGAKTITAIMTIYTDPKESESVAEKLCRIPQVLEVYTSLSEELQIIAKVVAESQESLHEFIATTVAPLPGVLRIRTSIITKKFKETQPLIVNDPKKLTPMDNKNGKK; encoded by the coding sequence TTGAGGGTCAAAAATAACACTTTAACGTTGGATTCAACAGACATCAAAATCTTGGAGCTTCTACAGGAGGACGCTAGGCAGACGTATACAGATATAGGAAGACGTCTCGGAATAGCCCACTCAACAGTTTACGATAGAATCAGACGGATGGAACAATATGGCATAATCAAGAAGTATACAGCCCTCGTGGATGTGGAGAAAGTCGGCGCCAAAACCATAACAGCTATAATGACGATATATACGGATCCAAAGGAAAGTGAGAGTGTTGCTGAAAAGCTTTGCAGAATCCCTCAAGTCCTCGAGGTTTACACGTCTCTATCCGAGGAACTTCAGATAATAGCAAAGGTGGTGGCTGAAAGCCAGGAAAGCCTCCATGAATTTATCGCCACCACCGTTGCACCCCTTCCGGGAGTCCTGCGAATAAGAACTTCGATTATCACGAAAAAGTTTAAGGAAACCCAGCCTTTAATAGTAAATGATCCGAAAAAGTTAACACCAATGGATAACAAAAACGGAAAGAAGTGA
- a CDS encoding DUF2148 domain-containing protein — translation MCPKIDSDKGEKEAILEVAKLMQAAARTAPKTAGIDDILTLVVYGEEKDAIAEKMIEIAEQRNIDGFKRDAKNVKDSDAIVLIGVRGNKSLGINCGACGYINCQEFEEAAKKMGQDFTGPTCMFKALDLGIALGSAVKIASLLNIDNRIMYRIGTAALRLNLLPEATVAMGIPLSAKGKNIYFDRKWP, via the coding sequence ATGTGCCCAAAAATTGATAGTGATAAGGGCGAGAAAGAAGCCATTCTCGAAGTTGCCAAGCTTATGCAGGCCGCTGCTAGGACGGCGCCAAAGACGGCGGGTATAGATGACATTCTGACATTAGTTGTCTACGGCGAGGAGAAAGATGCCATAGCCGAAAAGATGATTGAGATTGCTGAGCAGAGAAACATCGACGGCTTTAAACGCGACGCGAAAAACGTGAAGGACTCAGACGCCATAGTCTTGATAGGGGTTAGGGGAAACAAGAGCCTTGGCATCAACTGTGGGGCATGCGGCTACATCAACTGCCAAGAATTTGAAGAGGCTGCGAAAAAGATGGGACAAGACTTTACGGGGCCAACATGCATGTTTAAGGCCTTAGACCTTGGAATAGCTCTAGGCTCCGCCGTGAAAATAGCTAGTCTCCTCAACATTGACAACAGGATAATGTATCGCATTGGTACAGCAGCCTTAAGGCTGAATCTGCTGCCAGAGGCAACGGTCGCCATGGGAATACCCCTATCGGCAAAAGGCAAAAACATATACTTTGACAGAAAATGGCCTTAA
- the trxA gene encoding thioredoxin has protein sequence MSSQVIHLTDSNFNEVVSKNKLVLVDFYADWCMPCRMMVPIIEDLAKDYAGRILVGKINVDENPDTADRFQVFSIPTLVIIKSGREVDRIVGFVPKGHVEAKLKKYLE, from the coding sequence TTGAGCAGCCAGGTAATTCACCTAACAGATTCAAACTTTAACGAAGTTGTAAGCAAAAACAAGCTGGTTCTGGTTGACTTTTATGCTGATTGGTGCATGCCATGCAGGATGATGGTGCCAATTATTGAAGATTTAGCCAAGGACTACGCTGGCAGGATTTTGGTTGGGAAAATCAACGTGGATGAAAATCCGGACACAGCTGATCGCTTCCAAGTCTTCAGCATTCCAACCCTCGTAATTATCAAGTCGGGAAGGGAGGTTGACAGGATCGTCGGCTTCGTTCCTAAAGGCCATGTGGAAGCAAAGCTCAAAAAATATTTGGAGTGA
- a CDS encoding formylmethanofuran dehydrogenase subunit E family protein: protein MLDESLVLEIKKAENLHGHLGPFLVLGVKMANLAKKLLNIDRNNHRDMQVFVELPLTTPFSCILDGIQAATQCTIGNRRLRVKNFNGEITALFKIKGQNKTVKVRLDPQIRENIWKQLSEGVSGEKIAWEVASTPENQLFVVEKDKHP, encoded by the coding sequence ATGCTCGACGAATCTCTGGTGTTGGAGATTAAGAAAGCTGAAAACCTTCACGGACACCTTGGGCCATTCTTAGTTTTGGGCGTGAAAATGGCAAATCTTGCAAAGAAACTCTTGAACATAGATCGGAATAACCATCGGGATATGCAGGTTTTTGTTGAGCTACCGCTCACCACGCCCTTCTCATGCATCCTTGATGGGATCCAAGCGGCAACCCAATGTACAATAGGGAACAGAAGGCTTAGAGTCAAAAACTTCAACGGTGAAATAACAGCCCTCTTTAAAATCAAAGGCCAAAATAAAACCGTTAAAGTTAGATTAGATCCGCAAATAAGGGAGAATATTTGGAAACAGCTTTCAGAAGGCGTATCCGGCGAGAAGATTGCCTGGGAGGTAGCATCTACTCCTGAAAACCAGCTGTTTGTAGTGGAGAAAGATAAACATCCTTAA
- the nikR gene encoding nickel-responsive transcriptional regulator NikR — translation MAKTGKVARISITFPPDLLREFDEVIRKIGYENRSKAVQDAVRLFVSERKWLQEEKGPQAGVLMLLYDHEVRGLEEALTDLQHNYAHIISSTMHIHLTERDCLEAIAVKGDATEIRKLSDELSSKRGVKILKTMIVSL, via the coding sequence ATGGCAAAGACCGGGAAAGTGGCACGTATAAGTATAACCTTCCCTCCAGACCTTCTGAGGGAATTTGACGAAGTCATCCGAAAAATTGGCTATGAAAACCGTTCAAAGGCCGTTCAAGACGCTGTTAGACTTTTCGTTTCTGAGCGAAAGTGGCTTCAGGAAGAGAAGGGACCTCAAGCCGGGGTTTTAATGCTTCTCTACGATCACGAGGTTAGGGGTTTAGAAGAAGCCTTAACAGACTTGCAGCACAATTACGCCCACATAATCTCCTCAACGATGCATATACACTTAACCGAAAGGGACTGCTTGGAAGCCATAGCCGTTAAGGGGGATGCAACCGAAATCCGAAAATTGAGCGATGAGCTCTCCTCGAAAAGGGGAGTTAAAATTCTGAAGACCATGATTGTCTCCCTTTAG
- the nadA gene encoding quinolinate synthase NadA, with the protein MELAEKILKLKKEKKAMILAHNYQRPEVQDIADYVGDSIELSRKAMEERDAEIIVFAAVDFMAESAAILNPDKKVLLPSKGARCPMAQMLTVDEIKRWKVLYPLVPVVLYVNTLASAKAYCDVCCTSANAVEVIEALNAETVLFGPDHNLAEYVQEKTGKTIIPIPERGFCPTHLLFHPEEVHALKAQYPDAVVMVHPECSAEMRRIADFIGSTSQMCRYARESQAKTFIVATEEGLLHRLRKENPNKHFILAYEGAVCPNMKLNTLERIYLALKEEKYVVTVPEPIASKARKALEKMFELTRR; encoded by the coding sequence ATGGAGCTTGCGGAGAAAATACTCAAACTGAAGAAGGAAAAGAAGGCTATGATCCTCGCCCACAACTATCAGAGACCTGAGGTTCAGGATATAGCGGACTATGTTGGCGACAGCATTGAACTCAGCAGAAAAGCCATGGAGGAACGGGATGCCGAAATAATTGTTTTTGCAGCTGTTGATTTTATGGCCGAGTCCGCCGCCATCCTAAACCCAGACAAGAAGGTTCTGCTTCCCTCCAAGGGAGCCCGCTGCCCCATGGCTCAAATGTTAACCGTCGACGAGATTAAAAGGTGGAAGGTGCTTTACCCTCTTGTGCCGGTGGTTTTATACGTTAACACCTTGGCCTCAGCTAAGGCTTACTGTGACGTGTGTTGCACCTCCGCAAATGCCGTGGAAGTTATAGAGGCCTTGAACGCCGAGACCGTGCTGTTTGGGCCCGACCACAACTTGGCGGAATACGTCCAAGAAAAAACGGGTAAGACAATTATTCCCATTCCCGAGCGTGGCTTCTGCCCAACCCATTTGCTTTTCCACCCGGAGGAGGTGCATGCGCTTAAGGCTCAATATCCAGATGCTGTTGTCATGGTTCACCCTGAATGTAGCGCTGAAATGCGGAGGATAGCTGACTTCATAGGCAGCACATCCCAAATGTGTAGGTATGCGAGGGAAAGCCAAGCAAAAACCTTCATTGTGGCAACTGAGGAAGGGCTTCTACACCGTTTAAGGAAGGAGAATCCGAATAAACATTTCATTCTAGCCTATGAGGGAGCCGTCTGCCCCAACATGAAGCTCAACACCTTAGAGAGAATCTACCTAGCCTTAAAAGAAGAAAAATATGTGGTCACGGTTCCGGAGCCGATAGCAAGCAAGGCTCGAAAAGCTCTAGAGAAAATGTTTGAATTGACAAGACGCTAG
- the trm14 gene encoding tRNA (guanine(6)-N2)-methyltransferase, with the protein MEKIQFFATTVMGIEDIAAWEVQKLLGSRTVQDVGRILFEGCVSDIYQLNLKARTINKLFIQLCRSTFASLDDIYRIAKNMDYTWIIDPQQSFAVRTERIGVHNFTSMDVSRVVGQAIIDSYMEALGKRLKVNLNEPDVEVYCIVRDNEFLMGVNTTGTSLHKRHYRVYNHPAALKPTIASAMLKLGGWPTVRSMLDPMCGGATIPIEAALEAKGIPPGKWRNDFAFLKLKICSREEFEKLRAKLQEQKPEDHFIVYAMEKFARHLEGGIENAKKAGVYETINFKMGDATRAEDYPNVNFELIIVNPPYGLRANPKKGVRKLYEQFLQTLKKRFTGTTLVLITAASKRYKEAAENTGIAVMSERKVWHGELLTSIFTCKI; encoded by the coding sequence ATGGAAAAAATCCAGTTCTTCGCAACAACCGTCATGGGAATAGAGGACATAGCCGCATGGGAAGTCCAAAAACTCTTGGGCTCTAGAACAGTGCAGGACGTGGGCCGCATACTTTTTGAGGGCTGCGTGTCCGACATTTACCAACTAAACCTAAAGGCTAGAACCATAAACAAGCTTTTCATTCAACTATGCCGCTCAACCTTTGCAAGCCTAGACGACATATATAGGATCGCAAAGAACATGGACTACACGTGGATAATAGACCCCCAGCAATCCTTCGCCGTGAGAACTGAACGTATAGGCGTACACAACTTCACAAGCATGGATGTCTCGCGGGTGGTTGGCCAAGCCATAATAGACTCCTACATGGAAGCCTTGGGCAAAAGGTTGAAGGTTAACCTCAATGAGCCAGACGTTGAGGTCTACTGCATCGTTAGAGACAACGAATTTCTAATGGGCGTGAACACCACCGGGACATCCCTGCACAAGCGCCACTACCGCGTTTACAATCACCCAGCAGCCCTCAAGCCAACCATAGCCTCAGCCATGCTGAAATTGGGCGGATGGCCCACTGTTAGATCCATGCTGGATCCCATGTGCGGCGGCGCCACAATACCCATAGAAGCCGCCCTAGAAGCAAAGGGCATACCGCCCGGTAAATGGCGAAACGACTTCGCCTTCCTAAAGCTGAAAATCTGTAGTCGAGAAGAGTTTGAAAAGCTAAGGGCCAAATTGCAGGAGCAGAAGCCTGAGGATCACTTTATAGTGTATGCCATGGAGAAATTTGCCCGACACCTAGAGGGCGGAATTGAAAATGCCAAGAAAGCCGGCGTCTATGAAACGATAAACTTCAAAATGGGCGACGCCACCAGAGCCGAAGACTACCCAAACGTGAACTTCGAATTGATAATTGTTAATCCACCTTACGGGCTAAGAGCAAACCCGAAGAAAGGAGTGCGAAAACTCTACGAGCAATTCCTGCAAACGCTAAAGAAGAGATTTACGGGCACAACTCTAGTCCTAATAACCGCAGCCTCAAAAAGGTATAAGGAAGCCGCAGAAAACACCGGGATAGCCGTGATGAGCGAACGCAAAGTATGGCACGGCGAACTCTTAACAAGCATATTCACATGCAAAATCTAA
- a CDS encoding metal-dependent hydrolase gives MSSVWKREGKASFAPGHFALGYMLARLTARITKTNINIPLVLALSVISDIDLLSYHSMALFFIRHRGPTHSILVITILFIPMFIVYRKAALPYFVGMIQHPLLGDLIAGGKVQLLWPLTTTIYGLGIDVLSPLSITLEWLAFLTAVFAMFKARDIRVFLQPHPSNLILIIPLFTVLAPLILGLPDPVPAALVPPHLAYFLLFIAALSADFREKCRLKLNRLGLHKKVY, from the coding sequence ATTTCTAGCGTTTGGAAGAGAGAGGGAAAAGCCTCGTTTGCTCCGGGACATTTTGCCCTTGGATATATGCTTGCAAGGTTGACTGCACGGATAACAAAGACAAATATAAACATTCCATTAGTGCTTGCCCTTTCAGTTATTTCTGACATAGACTTGCTATCCTACCATTCCATGGCTCTCTTCTTCATCAGACACCGGGGGCCAACTCACTCAATCCTTGTTATCACCATCCTTTTCATCCCCATGTTTATCGTGTATCGTAAGGCGGCACTGCCATATTTCGTGGGTATGATCCAACATCCACTCTTGGGCGACCTAATTGCAGGTGGAAAAGTTCAACTTCTATGGCCTTTAACCACAACCATTTATGGGCTGGGTATCGATGTCCTAAGTCCATTGAGCATAACTCTTGAATGGCTTGCCTTCCTAACAGCAGTCTTCGCCATGTTTAAAGCACGGGACATTCGTGTTTTCCTTCAGCCTCACCCATCAAACCTAATCCTCATCATACCCCTATTCACGGTTCTCGCACCGCTGATTTTAGGCTTGCCTGACCCTGTTCCAGCCGCGTTGGTGCCGCCGCACCTCGCGTATTTCCTCCTTTTCATAGCGGCGCTGTCAGCGGACTTTAGGGAAAAGTGTAGGCTGAAATTGAATAGGCTGGGGTTGCACAAAAAAGTTTATTAA